One genomic segment of Fervidobacterium pennivorans includes these proteins:
- a CDS encoding ABC transporter ATP-binding protein — MSRLVVENLTKTFAIGFFSKRYIHAVKNVSFEVKEREIVSLVGESGSGKTTTAKMILRLFPPTSGRIVFEGKDIWRDIKKQEDLKWLRRKVHAVFQDPFASYNPFYPVERTLWQAVNLMEKKPQSKKEGLEIIKEALFKVGIDPKDVLGKYPHQISGGQKQRIMIARCWILRPLLIVADEPTSMIDASSRGGIIKLLEELREEQGTSIIFITHDLGLAYYVSDNILVMKDGEVVEGGHPDKVVLQPSHEYTKLLVESVPKLYRKLEGL; from the coding sequence ATGAGTAGATTAGTTGTAGAGAATCTAACAAAAACGTTTGCAATAGGATTTTTTTCAAAAAGATATATTCATGCTGTTAAAAATGTTTCTTTTGAGGTAAAAGAAAGAGAAATCGTATCTTTGGTTGGTGAAAGTGGCTCTGGAAAAACAACGACTGCAAAAATGATTTTAAGACTTTTTCCACCTACAAGCGGAAGAATAGTATTTGAAGGAAAGGATATATGGAGAGACATTAAAAAACAAGAAGATTTGAAATGGCTCAGAAGGAAAGTCCACGCGGTCTTCCAGGACCCATTCGCCAGTTACAATCCGTTTTATCCAGTTGAAAGGACGCTTTGGCAGGCTGTGAATTTAATGGAGAAAAAACCTCAAAGCAAAAAGGAAGGTTTGGAGATAATAAAGGAAGCACTTTTCAAAGTAGGAATAGACCCAAAAGATGTCCTTGGAAAGTATCCCCACCAAATTTCCGGTGGCCAAAAACAAAGAATAATGATTGCAAGATGCTGGATTTTGAGACCTCTACTAATAGTTGCAGACGAACCAACTTCTATGATTGATGCGTCGAGTCGCGGAGGTATAATTAAATTGCTTGAAGAACTAAGGGAAGAGCAGGGAACTTCTATTATATTCATCACACACGACTTAGGTCTTGCTTATTACGTTTCCGACAACATACTCGTAATGAAAGATGGTGAGGTAGTCGAAGGTGGACATCCTGATAAGGTTGTTTTGCAACCATCTCATGAATATACAAAACTACTTGTCGAAAGTGTTCCAAAATTATACAGAAAGCTTGAAGGGCTGTGA
- a CDS encoding TM0026 family membrane protein, giving the protein MFTRTVLTIFTWAFVLELLVLTYYLCKEPKPFEFYLDLVLTVFTAIVLIFVVTKEKRQKELEGQKNGRKEER; this is encoded by the coding sequence ATGTTTACCCGCACTGTTTTAACTATATTCACATGGGCTTTTGTGCTTGAGCTTTTAGTGTTAACGTACTATTTGTGTAAGGAACCTAAACCTTTTGAATTTTATCTCGATCTCGTACTCACGGTATTTACCGCTATTGTTTTGATTTTTGTCGTAACTAAGGAAAAAAGACAAAAGGAACTCGAAGGGCAAAAAAATGGAAGAAAAGAAGAAAGGTAA
- a CDS encoding B12-binding domain-containing radical SAM protein, with protein sequence MRRPRSSEAFKEYSHVLKFRNSEKIVRKIEGNLGRVALIFPNSYTIASGSLAWSWVQTLLTERGLNVQRFFYENWFERFYSMEDQIPLDEFPVWLFTLQFENDLLNVADILVKKGIPFSAFERQAYHPIIIFGGPVMLFNHELVDEIADFVFVGDLECCVDEFSEALRLDNKDDIIRHLLNINQIYSRKYGKLKFTNCIGNLSPVPVAHFITPFSPYKNKLLVEIGRGCIRRCAFCVTGYTKKPVKFASLDEVINVFEERKGYEYGLISATITDYPYLEGLLDYLESQNIKFSISSMRADKIDKRLLMLLKNTDHHSFTIAPEGISQKMRDVMIKDLTTEQIIKTLELAREVGFKHVKFYYIIGLEEEDENDYAEFFEFLKTVVDMGYQEVVISVNPLVPKPFTPFADRKMVEKREYDEKTKFIRRNVPKKVRADFESYKLSRIQYELSHLKGPQTVDYLEQIIKIEE encoded by the coding sequence ATGAGAAGACCGCGTAGTTCGGAAGCTTTTAAAGAGTATAGCCATGTTTTAAAATTTAGAAACTCTGAGAAGATTGTTAGAAAAATAGAGGGCAACCTTGGTAGGGTTGCCCTCATTTTCCCAAATTCCTATACAATTGCGAGTGGTTCGTTGGCTTGGAGTTGGGTGCAAACTCTATTGACAGAACGTGGGTTAAATGTTCAGAGGTTTTTCTACGAAAACTGGTTCGAACGATTTTATTCTATGGAGGACCAGATTCCTTTAGACGAGTTTCCAGTATGGTTATTCACATTACAGTTTGAAAACGACTTGCTAAATGTAGCAGATATCCTCGTTAAAAAAGGTATACCTTTCTCAGCATTCGAGCGACAAGCCTACCATCCGATAATTATATTTGGTGGACCTGTAATGCTTTTCAATCATGAATTAGTAGACGAAATAGCTGATTTTGTATTCGTTGGAGATTTGGAATGCTGTGTTGATGAATTCTCAGAAGCCTTGCGACTTGATAATAAAGATGACATAATCAGACATCTGTTGAATATCAATCAAATCTATTCGAGAAAATACGGTAAGTTGAAATTTACGAATTGTATTGGCAATTTAAGCCCTGTGCCGGTGGCCCATTTCATAACCCCTTTTTCGCCATATAAAAATAAATTACTTGTTGAAATAGGACGCGGCTGCATTCGTAGATGTGCATTTTGTGTAACTGGTTATACGAAAAAGCCTGTGAAATTTGCAAGTCTTGATGAAGTCATAAACGTTTTTGAAGAGCGCAAAGGTTACGAGTACGGATTAATAAGTGCAACAATAACAGATTATCCTTATCTTGAGGGACTGTTAGACTATCTGGAGAGTCAAAATATAAAGTTTTCAATCTCATCAATGCGAGCGGATAAAATTGACAAAAGGCTCTTGATGTTGCTGAAAAACACAGACCATCATTCTTTTACGATAGCACCTGAAGGTATATCCCAGAAGATGAGAGATGTCATGATTAAAGATTTAACAACAGAACAGATTATCAAAACTCTAGAGTTAGCAAGAGAGGTTGGTTTCAAGCACGTTAAGTTTTACTATATCATCGGACTTGAAGAAGAGGACGAGAACGATTATGCAGAGTTTTTCGAGTTTCTGAAAACGGTCGTTGATATGGGCTATCAGGAAGTTGTGATAAGTGTCAATCCACTTGTGCCAAAACCATTCACACCTTTTGCTGATAGAAAGATGGTAGAAAAACGAGAGTATGACGAAAAAACAAAATTCATAAGGAGAAATGTTCCAAAAAAAGTCAGGGCAGACTTTGAAAGCTACAAGCTGAGTAGAATTCAATACGAGCTCTCACACTTAAAAGGTCCTCAGACAGTAGATTATCTTGAACAAATCATCAAAATAGAAGAATAG
- a CDS encoding thioesterase family protein: MERFESLLGLNKSFEIATDESMVWDEDSELSYLHLVSTSSLFKEVSAASFDLLNSYLSEDETSVVTKVEIEHIAPVVVGEHLVAGLRITDVSKNHITFKVLILRESQKIAEINLTRVVVSKNYLRRKALEHA; the protein is encoded by the coding sequence ATGGAGCGTTTTGAAAGCCTTTTGGGTTTGAACAAATCTTTTGAAATTGCAACCGATGAATCGATGGTTTGGGACGAGGATAGTGAGCTTTCCTATCTTCATCTAGTCTCAACATCGTCTCTTTTCAAAGAGGTAAGTGCCGCTTCTTTTGATTTGTTGAACAGTTATTTAAGCGAAGATGAAACGTCGGTTGTTACAAAAGTTGAGATTGAACATATAGCACCTGTTGTTGTTGGAGAGCACCTCGTAGCTGGACTAAGGATAACAGATGTCTCTAAAAACCACATTACATTCAAAGTACTTATTTTGAGAGAATCGCAAAAAATTGCAGAAATTAACCTGACACGCGTTGTTGTCTCCAAGAATTACTTAAGAAGAAAAGCACTTGAACATGCATGA